In Tiliqua scincoides isolate rTilSci1 chromosome 1, rTilSci1.hap2, whole genome shotgun sequence, the following are encoded in one genomic region:
- the RWDD2A gene encoding RWD domain-containing protein 2A produces the protein MSGTIKENIELQIAELEMLFSMFPNKGEITLQDENCFLNAQRYLNNTSEDLPHKIEYSVAVTIDEPEVRVDLQVTLPHDYPHVSPQLFARSSALDRQQQLQLNKDLTTYVASLELGELCICAAVQWIRDNSTPYLQNSKLSSEKAPKEIVPKIPFSRMWIYSHHIYRQELRKKIFDSAKKLNLTGFCLTGKPGIICVEGVKENCEEFWHVIRYPNWKHISCKHIESGEIERNEDNLHLFHTFKDLQFQAHGDYGLRNDYHMDLGQFLEFLKEHQSEHVFQILFGVEGKSSGN, from the exons ATGTCCGGcacaataaaagaaaatattgagcTTCAAATAGCAGAATTGGAAATGCTTTTTTCCATGTTTCCCAACAAAGGAGAAATAACTCTTCAGGATGAAAATTGTTTCCTTAATGCTCAGAGGTACTTGAACAATACAAGTGAAGACCTTCCACATAAAATTGAATATTCAGTTGCTGTTACCATTGATGAACCAGAG gTGAGAGTAGATTTGCAGGTAACCTTACCCCATGATTACCCTCATGTATCACCACAACTTTTTGCTCGATCAAGTGCTCTAGACAGACAGCAACAACTGCAACTCAACAAGGATCTCACAACTTATGTTGCTTCTTTGGAATTGGGTGAACTTTGCATATGTGCAGCTGTGCAGTGGATACGAGACAACAGCACACCTTATTTACAAAACAGCAAACTATCCTCTGAAAAAGCACCAAAAGAAATAGTACCGAAAATACCCTTCAGTCGAATGTGGATTTACAGTCACCACATATACAGACAAGAGCTAAGGAAAAAGATTTTTGACTCTGCAAAGAAGTTAAATCTGACAGGCTTCTGCCTAACTGGGAAGCCTGGGATCATTTGTGTGGAAGGTGTCAAAGAAAACTGTGAAGAGTTTTGGCATGTTATTAGATACCCCAACTGGAAACACATTTCCTGCAAACATATTGAGAGTGGAGAGATTGAGAGAAATGAGGACAATCTTCATCTCTTTCATACTTTCAAAGATTTACAATTTCAAGCTCATGGTGATTATGGCCTAAGGAATGACTATCACATGGATCTTGGACAGTTCCTAGAATTCCTTAAGGAACATCAAAGTGAACATGTATTTCAGATCTTGTTTGGTGTTGAAGGCAAAAGTTCTGGTAACTAA